The segment CAATCCCTTCTAGAGATGGAAGTGCTATTAGGAAAAGAAGTAAAAATTAAAGTGAGAATTATATGTCAAAAATTAACTGAAGAACAGTCTATAATTAGAAGAAGAAGGGCTAATAAGTTAGCAAAATCACATGGATATACATCTTCTCAAAAGAATCAAAAATTGCTGGATTGGTCGATATTCATAACTAACGTTCCAGAGAGTAAAATCAGCGCTGAACAAGTATTAACAGTTTACAGGGTAAGATGGCAGATTGAATTATTATTTAAATTGTATAAGAGTCACATCAGGCTTGACGAACTTAAAGGAAAACCATACAGAGTATTATGTGAACTATACGCTAAATTGTGCGCAATTCTTATATTTCATGGAATAGTTGGTTGTATAAAACTGAAAGAGAATACAGAGCTGAGTTTAACAAAGGCATTCATTGAATTAAAAAGAAGGATTAGGGAGTTGTTTTTAGCGTTAAGCAGTAAAATTAATAATTTGAGAATTTTCCTGAAAAAACTTACCACAGACTGGTCACAATTTTCTGTGAAAGACAGATATAGAAAAACTAGAGTATCCACCTTAAGTTCATTGAATTTTCTTACCCTTGCTTCTTAACTTGACGCGTATGGTACACTCAATGGCGTCAACTTAAGGGAAAATATCAGTGATTGTGTATAAAATTTCTCTCTAAATTCTTTTATCATTACATTATCCAAAGAGTGCAAGAAACAGCACTTTTGTTTCTATTTTATTTCAACAAAAAAGTTTAAAATGTGTCCTTTTTAGGTGAAACATGCAAAAAGGAAAAAATCTTGTTCTACAAATTAAAAATACAATATACTCAAAAACTTTTCAGAAAATCCATAGGAAGGTTTGCTAATGAAGGCTCTTAAGTTGACGCCATTGGCTGAACGGATACCTACTGAATAACAGTAAGATTTTTCAATCCTGTTCCACAGCAAATTTTAATGCCATGTGAGTAGTTATAGTGCTGTTAACAATCAAAATGACAAAAATTAAGATGGTGATTAGTAGTGTATAAATATTCAAGGACAAATTTTCAAATTGAGTTAGCATTTTAAAATACACAAAGGTTGGCATTATCATTGGCAAAACAAGAATTTGCGATACTCCTGATGCTAAGTTGTTTCGACCAATCATCAATGCATTTCCAGTAGCTGAAATATTAATGATTATCAGCGTATTAAATAATAAAGACACTCCAACTGCTATTGAGTGTTCAATACTATTGCCTAGAATTGCAAAGCTGAATATGGAAGAAATTACTGAAATCGGTAACCCAAATAATAACCAGTGAGCGAAAATTTTATAAGCAACTATAAGCCTAGAAGAGAGTGGCTGTACAAAGATTTGCTCTAATATTCCATCATAATAATCAGATGTAAACAAATTATTTGTAGAGATCTGCAAAACAAATGTAGCACATATCCATGTTAATGTTAACATAACTTCTTGTTTATTGTTGTTTTCAAGTGTAAATGAAGATAAACTTAACATTATGATAAAAATACATACTATATAGCTAAGATTCTTATCATCTATTGCTAATTTTTTTACTAAGTCGATCATACTAGGCTTTTAAATGTTTATTATAAATTATAGTGTTTACTTTGAGGTAGTATAATTTTTTGTTCATAAATTATATAGGTTTTATTATTTTTTTGATAATGCAATTATGGAAAAGTTACCAAAAATAAAGTCACCAGAAGATTACACTCCTTCAGAAGATGAAGAATATATGAGCGTAAAACAACTGGAATACTTCAGCTTAAAGTTACAATCAATACTCGCTGAGCTGGAGAAACAAGAACTAGAAGAGAATAGTATTGATACATACTATTCTGATGGAGATAGTGGAAACGAGGAATTAATCAAGCGTCGAAAAGATAGAAAAGAAAAAATTAAGGAGGCGTTAGAAAAAATAAAATTAGGCACTTATGGTTACTGCGATGGAACAGGAGAAGAAATAGGAGTCGAAAGACTTAAAGCTAATCCGCTTGCTATATATTGTATTGAAGAGCAAGAGAGAGTAGAAAAAGAAAAGAACGTGTACAACATTAACGATTAATTTACACATAAGTGGTGAGCCATAGACTTCAGAGTATTCTTAAGGAGCAAGAGGCGCTGAAGTATATTATGCTATAAAGAAAGTGGAAAATTGGACATTCTCAACTCGACTCCTGCAGATTAAAAATTAAGTTGAATAAAAATTGGGTTTGGCACAGTTTTTTCCCATAGTTTAAGAAATTAAAAATTTAACGATTAGAATTATAATTACAGACCACAGTAAAAAATAGACTTTTCCATTTGATTTATTTTTAATTTGGATGTTTTCTAATTTTTTATCAGCTATTAGGTTTAATTTTTCTATAAGGCTAAATATCCCTTGGATTGTTTTTACAGGATAAGAACTTCTAATTTTTTCCCTATACCCTATTTTACTTTCATGTTGACTGCTTATCCACGCTTCAACTACTTTCCACATATTGATTTCTGGGTAGATCTTTCTACATGTCCCTTCCAGTAAAATCATAGTTTTCTGCAGCAATAACAATTGTGTTTGAACTTTCATATCAAAATCACCAGTTATTTTTAATAGCTGAACAAGTAAACTAGCAAATGAAATCTTCTGTATAGGCTGTCCAATAATGGGTTCACCTATTGCCCTGCAAGCTGTGACAAAATTTCTATGCTGTGATGAAACGTAACCAGCTTTAAAGTGCATTTTTGCAACGTGATCATAATCCCGATTTAAAAAGCCTTTGAGTATCTCTATAACGTAATAGCATGTCTCACGATCTATTCTACCCATGATTCCACAATCCAGAGCAATAATATTGTTATTACTATCAACCATTAGATTTCCAGGATGCATATCAGCATGAAAAAAACAATCCCTGTATACCTGATTACAAAACGATTCTATAAGATTGATAGCTATTTGCTTATGATTATTCAGTTTTTCAACTTCGTATATTGGCGTTGCTTCTATCCATTCTAATGTTAAAACCTTTTTTGCAGTTCTATTCCAATCTATTTCAGGTACGTAAAAACCTCTGTCATTTTTTGTGTTTTCCTTTAGTTCCGAAGAGTGAGCAGCTTCAAAACGTAGATCTAACTCTAATCGGCAAATTTCAGCAAAAGTTTTGACTAATTCAATTGGCCTCAGCCTTTTTGATTGTTCGCTAAATTTTTCTGCAATTTCTGCAAGCCAAGAAAGCATTTTTATATCCCTTGAGAATGTTTTCTCAATATTTGGCCTTAAAACCTTCACAGCAACTTCCTTACCCTCAGTTGTAACCGCTTTATGCACCTGAGAAATCGATGCTGCTGCAATTGGCTTTTCAGAAAAGCTTGAAAAAATGTCGCTCAATTTACAATTAAACTCACTTTCTATAGTTTTAACTGCTATTTTATGTGAAAATGATGGCAATCTATCACATATCAATAACAAGTTATTTGTTATATCCTCATTTAAAACATCAGTACGTGATGAGATAGACTGCCCAAACTTAATGAACACCGGACCTAATTTTTCAAGAGCACACTTTAGCTTGTGGCCTTGTATTTTATTTATTGATTTTTTTGATGGTGGAAGTAAATAAGGTAATATATTGTAACGCGTCAGCACCGTAGTTATGTGCAGAAGACGCAAAATATTTTGAATCATTTCGCTGCGTAACTGCTAAATATTTCATTTAGGGTTCTATTTTTCATGATCTCATCAGGCTTGCCTTGGCAATAGATAGTATTATTTATACAAATTATGTAATCTGAGGATGGTAGAGCAGAGTTAAGATCATGAGAAGTCATAAGAATCGATACCAATCGTTTTTTTGCTATTTTATTTATAATATCATAAAATTTAGCCCGCGCGTTAATATCCATTGCACTAACTGGTTCATCTAGAATGATCAAGTCAGGCTCTGCAATTAAACAACGTGCAAGTAGCAATAATTGTGTTTGCCCTGCAGAAATTTCTAACACTTGATTCTTCAAAATGTTACCGATACCAACCAACTCTATCGTTTCTGTAATAATGGATTGATTTTTCTTTAGTCTTTTCAAGTAGCTATTTAAAAGGAAATATTCAACTGTTATTGGCATCAAATTACTAATACTAAAATTTTGTGGCATATAGCCAATTTTTATGTTGTCAGCAAATACGATATTACCGGTACAGCTTTTATTTATGCCAGCAATTGCTTTCACTAAAGAGGTTTTACCTCCACCATTTGGACCAAGTATTGTAATTACGTCTCCTCTTTCCATGAACATATTGATATTGTCAAGGATTCTTTTACCATCATATGTGAGAGCAAGATTTTCTATTTTTAGAACACGATTATTGACATTATTCAATTTATTGACAAAATTTAACTTCTTCTCAACGTTTATATGAGACATTTACTGACTTTTTTTTTATTACTTTCATTTACACTATACTATAATATCGCCTTTTCATCCAATTTAAAAGTTGTAGCTACAATCAAACCTATCCACTCACTTGTAGCTTCTGTTACAGAAGGGATTTTAGAACCGGAATTGCTTGGCTATGCAACATCTGCGCATAATTATATATTAAAGCCATCTGATGCGAGTAATTTAGAATCAAGTGACGTTATATTTTATGTTGACGATAACTTAGAGACGTTTGTTCAAACTTTCGCCAAAAATAATAAAGAACTAGTGCAATTGTCAAAGGCAATCAACCTACTTCCTACTCGGCCACATTCATTTTCTAGAAAAATCACTAATATTCAAGATGAAAAAGATTTACACATTTGGCTGAGTCCCGAAAATGCAAAGAGCATGATACTTTCTATAAGTGCAACATTGTCTAACATAGATAAAGAAAATTCCTATCGATACAACTCTAATGCAACAAAAGCTATAAAAAAAATAAACCAAGAAGTAAAAGAAATCATGAAAGAACTGAATGATTTTAAAAATCAAAAATATATCGTCACTCACGATGCTTATCAATATTTTGAAAAATATTTTGGTTTAAATCACCCAAGTGCCATTCTTTCCATAGAAGAGGATTCTTACATAGGTATGAGGAGTTTAATGAAGCTAAAAAAGATAATGAAAGAAGAAAACGTTAAATGTATATTTGCTCATTCACAGGAAGATAGCATAAAGCCTAATGCCCTTTCTAATGACGCAAAAATGGTAGTTCTTGATCCTATTGGATCAGACATAGAGCCTGGAAAAGATGCATATCTAGCTATAATCAATAGCATTGCACAAAATTTTAAGTCTTGTTTTGTTGAGTAATAAGTTCCTTTTTAGCTTACCGTTTTATTGTTCTGCAAATCAAGAAGAAGTGAGTTTACAACAAATGGTGTCATTCCAGTGCTTGACACTGGAATCCAGCTTTTTCATAATCATCAAAACGTTGTATTTTAACATAAAACGGCTACTTTTATGCTTACTAACTTAATAAAATTCCTGGATCCCAGTGTCAAGCACTGGGATGACATCGTAGGGGTGCTGGGATGACACCCTGATAACCTTCATCCCGCTACTTGTTAGCGGGATCTAGAGATACCGCGAATGAATCACGGTATGACGGTCGCGGCGGCATGACGATAAGGTTTATACCTTGTCATCCCAGTGCTTGACACCGGGATTGATTTATCTTGTCTACCTTATTTTGCCACTCCGCTGAACGGATACCATATTATGCAGGTTTAGAATTATGCTTTATTCTTACGTTTATGTTTTGGCCCAATAAAATCAATAAGTTAAGCAAGTATTCTAAGGAGAACCCTTCGATTTTTGACCTATTGATTTGAGATACTTTAGGTTGATCAATCTTTAGAGCGTTTGCTGCTTTTTTCTGTGTTGTGTACTTCTTACTTATTAATTGTACAATGATCTTTATTAATTTCAGTTTTGTATCTTTTACATCCCCCAACTCTACTATTATAGGATAACTTAATTGTAAATTTTGCATAATAATAAAATCCCTTATAAAAAAATTACTTTAGTTTTTCTTCTTTAAATAACACATGCCTTCTGACTACTGGGTCATACTTCCTAAACTCCAGTTTTTTGGTGAGCTTTTTTGGATTACGCTTTTTTACATAAAAATAACCTGTTGATTTTTCTTCACCAGTTTTTGTTGTCTTGATTGCAGTGCTAACTAACTTAACGAGCAAAGAAGCATTTTTTTTCGCCATACTTATAATGATATAATAAATTCTATGCGAGTTTATTACGCAAAACACTAAAAGTCAACCGAATAATGCAGATCGTAAAATTCTTGACAATCAACAGTGCATTAAGTAGCATGAAGTTAACTTCAGAATGAAAAGCAAACGGTAAATATAAGTGGCAAATAGTGGTAAAAGGTTATTATTGATAGAAAATTCCACCTGTTCTAATGAGGTAAGAGTTGCCTTGTCAGTTAATAATAAGGTTGTAGAATTTGAACAAGAATTCAAGGAAAAAAAACAATTAAGAGGTAATATATACGTTGCTTATATAAAGCGTATAGAGCCTTCTTTGCAAGCCGTATTTATCGAATATGGAAAAAATAAGCAAGGTTTTTTGTCTTTTTCCGAGATATCTCTAGATTACTTTAATATTCCAGAAAAAGAAAAGGAAACTATCTTTGAGAGCTACTCAAATGACGATTATACAGAAAAAGGGAACGATACCCTAGCAAATGTCTCTTCAGATTCTGCAGCTAGTAAGAATGTCAATGAGTCAGGTAGTGGTTTTGTAAGAGAGGTACCTTTATATAAAAAATACAAATTACAAGATGTTATTTCAGTAAATCAAAAAGTATTGGTTCAGCTAACTAAAGAAGAACGAGGCAATAAAGGAGCTTCATTTACAACATACATAACTTTAGTGGGTAGATACTGTGTTTTCATGCCAAATTCCATGAGTAAAGGTGGAGTGTCTCGCAGAATTGAAGATGCTAATGTCAGAAAGCAGTTAAAGGAGATACTGAGTTCAATAAACTTGCCAAAAAGATCAGGTTTAATAGTAAGAACTGTTCGTTCAGGAAAAAATAAGAAAGAAATTGAGCAGGATTACAATTACTTATCCTCATTATGGCAGAGCATTCAAAAAAATGCCTTCTCTGTAAATGCTCCATCATTAATTTACAACGAAGCAGATGTAATTATGAGATCTGTTCGTGATTTTTGTGGCGATGATATAGAAGTTATAGTGTCTGGAAAGGAAGCTTTTGAGGCAGTTAGGCAATATGCTAACAATGCACTAAAAGGTAGTAAGTTGCGCTATAGATTGTATAGAGGTTATGCTCCGATCTTTACCTACTACGGAATTGAAGACCAAATTTCTGAGTTATATAGCAATAGAGTAGAATTGCCATCTGGTGGGTCTTTGATAATAACTTTAACTGAGGCGTTTGTTTCGATAGAC is part of the Wolbachia endosymbiont (group A) of Anomoia purmunda genome and harbors:
- a CDS encoding heme exporter protein CcmB, encoding MIDLVKKLAIDDKNLSYIVCIFIIMLSLSSFTLENNNKQEVMLTLTWICATFVLQISTNNLFTSDYYDGILEQIFVQPLSSRLIVAYKIFAHWLLFGLPISVISSIFSFAILGNSIEHSIAVGVSLLFNTLIIINISATGNALMIGRNNLASGVSQILVLPMIMPTFVYFKMLTQFENLSLNIYTLLITILIFVILIVNSTITTHMALKFAVEQD
- a CDS encoding TraR/DksA family transcriptional regulator, which gives rise to MEKLPKIKSPEDYTPSEDEEYMSVKQLEYFSLKLQSILAELEKQELEENSIDTYYSDGDSGNEELIKRRKDRKEKIKEALEKIKLGTYGYCDGTGEEIGVERLKANPLAIYCIEEQERVEKEKNVYNIND
- the ubiB gene encoding 2-polyprenylphenol 6-hydroxylase, encoding MIQNILRLLHITTVLTRYNILPYLLPPSKKSINKIQGHKLKCALEKLGPVFIKFGQSISSRTDVLNEDITNNLLLICDRLPSFSHKIAVKTIESEFNCKLSDIFSSFSEKPIAAASISQVHKAVTTEGKEVAVKVLRPNIEKTFSRDIKMLSWLAEIAEKFSEQSKRLRPIELVKTFAEICRLELDLRFEAAHSSELKENTKNDRGFYVPEIDWNRTAKKVLTLEWIEATPIYEVEKLNNHKQIAINLIESFCNQVYRDCFFHADMHPGNLMVDSNNNIIALDCGIMGRIDRETCYYVIEILKGFLNRDYDHVAKMHFKAGYVSSQHRNFVTACRAIGEPIIGQPIQKISFASLLVQLLKITGDFDMKVQTQLLLLQKTMILLEGTCRKIYPEINMWKVVEAWISSQHESKIGYREKIRSSYPVKTIQGIFSLIEKLNLIADKKLENIQIKNKSNGKVYFLLWSVIIILIVKFLIS
- a CDS encoding metal ABC transporter ATP-binding protein; its protein translation is MSHINVEKKLNFVNKLNNVNNRVLKIENLALTYDGKRILDNINMFMERGDVITILGPNGGGKTSLVKAIAGINKSCTGNIVFADNIKIGYMPQNFSISNLMPITVEYFLLNSYLKRLKKNQSIITETIELVGIGNILKNQVLEISAGQTQLLLLARCLIAEPDLIILDEPVSAMDINARAKFYDIINKIAKKRLVSILMTSHDLNSALPSSDYIICINNTIYCQGKPDEIMKNRTLNEIFSSYAAK
- a CDS encoding zinc ABC transporter substrate-binding protein yields the protein MRHLLTFFLLLSFTLYYNIAFSSNLKVVATIKPIHSLVASVTEGILEPELLGYATSAHNYILKPSDASNLESSDVIFYVDDNLETFVQTFAKNNKELVQLSKAINLLPTRPHSFSRKITNIQDEKDLHIWLSPENAKSMILSISATLSNIDKENSYRYNSNATKAIKKINQEVKEIMKELNDFKNQKYIVTHDAYQYFEKYFGLNHPSAILSIEEDSYIGMRSLMKLKKIMKEENVKCIFAHSQEDSIKPNALSNDAKMVVLDPIGSDIEPGKDAYLAIINSIAQNFKSCFVE
- a CDS encoding helix-turn-helix domain-containing protein — its product is MQNLQLSYPIIVELGDVKDTKLKLIKIIVQLISKKYTTQKKAANALKIDQPKVSQINRSKIEGFSLEYLLNLLILLGQNINVRIKHNSKPA
- the rpmG gene encoding 50S ribosomal protein L33, whose translation is MAKKNASLLVKLVSTAIKTTKTGEEKSTGYFYVKKRNPKKLTKKLEFRKYDPVVRRHVLFKEEKLK
- a CDS encoding ribonuclease E/G, producing the protein MANSGKRLLLIENSTCSNEVRVALSVNNKVVEFEQEFKEKKQLRGNIYVAYIKRIEPSLQAVFIEYGKNKQGFLSFSEISLDYFNIPEKEKETIFESYSNDDYTEKGNDTLANVSSDSAASKNVNESGSGFVREVPLYKKYKLQDVISVNQKVLVQLTKEERGNKGASFTTYITLVGRYCVFMPNSMSKGGVSRRIEDANVRKQLKEILSSINLPKRSGLIVRTVRSGKNKKEIEQDYNYLSSLWQSIQKNAFSVNAPSLIYNEADVIMRSVRDFCGDDIEVIVSGKEAFEAVRQYANNALKGSKLRYRLYRGYAPIFTYYGIEDQISELYSNRVELPSGGSLIITLTEAFVSIDVNSGKMTGEDSIEETAYRTNMEAVPEISRQVNLRGLSGLIVVDFIDMLKYQYCRAVESAIKQAFKDDKAKVQFSYINDFGLMVFSRQRIKPNIQEINTTECLHCKGTGRIKSNEVIVSSILRDLQHIANKNRNKSFDLVAHSAVIAHIFNNKRNTVSTIEKEFNITLKVSIDNSLDVNAFVLKQGDDVNLNGYKPLQNSGYQIVDSNNEEADNSNKLRGNFWLTKWLSRLLSSNN